In the genome of Desulfofarcimen acetoxidans DSM 771, one region contains:
- a CDS encoding UDP-glucose dehydrogenase family protein: protein MHKISVAGTGYVGLVAGVCFAEVGHHVTCVDIDEQKINMLKQGISPIYETGLEELMQKNYVAGRLDFTTDYIHAYKDADAVFIGVGTPEQPDGSANLSYIATAARQIAETIEKDCLVVVKSTVPVGTNDKVEQFIKDFLVNNVKVEVASNPEFLAQGTAVRDTLEAARIIIGTDSKWAEEMLMKIYEPFNLPIVSVSRRSAEMIKYAANDFLALKISYMNDIANLCELVGADIQDVARGMSFDERIGSKFLNAGIGYGGSCFPKDTKALDYLARQNGYEIRTVKAAITVNNDQKTVLYRKASNRLITFDGLKVAVLGLTFKPGTDDLREAPSLENVPLLLDRGAMIYAYDPVGSDNFRQKYPESEYKITYVKSPEEALSGANVCFIFTEWDEIKAVKPENYKNQMRTPLVYDGRNIYGIEDMKDAGVEYYSIGRQAVIENKAVRLSNTHNTNHRLYSA, encoded by the coding sequence ATGCATAAAATCTCAGTAGCCGGTACAGGCTACGTAGGCCTGGTAGCCGGAGTATGTTTTGCCGAAGTTGGTCACCATGTCACTTGTGTTGATATCGATGAACAAAAAATCAATATGCTTAAGCAAGGCATTTCTCCTATCTATGAAACAGGATTAGAGGAACTAATGCAGAAAAATTATGTTGCTGGTAGGCTTGATTTTACCACAGACTATATCCATGCATACAAAGATGCAGATGCCGTTTTTATAGGTGTAGGTACTCCCGAGCAGCCTGATGGCTCTGCCAACCTTTCCTACATAGCTACCGCCGCCAGGCAAATTGCAGAAACAATAGAGAAGGACTGCCTTGTGGTGGTAAAATCAACAGTTCCTGTTGGTACAAATGATAAAGTGGAGCAATTTATTAAGGATTTTTTAGTTAATAATGTTAAAGTAGAGGTGGCTAGCAATCCTGAATTTCTGGCCCAGGGTACAGCGGTACGTGATACTCTTGAGGCAGCGAGAATCATCATCGGTACCGATAGTAAATGGGCTGAGGAAATGCTAATGAAAATATATGAACCATTTAATCTACCAATTGTATCTGTAAGTAGGCGGTCGGCGGAGATGATCAAATATGCTGCCAATGACTTTTTGGCCTTAAAAATATCCTATATGAATGACATTGCTAACCTCTGCGAGCTTGTAGGTGCAGATATCCAGGACGTAGCACGCGGAATGTCATTTGATGAACGTATTGGTAGTAAATTTTTAAATGCCGGAATCGGTTACGGTGGTAGCTGTTTCCCCAAGGATACCAAGGCACTGGATTATCTGGCCAGGCAAAATGGCTATGAGATAAGGACGGTTAAGGCTGCCATTACGGTAAATAATGATCAGAAAACAGTATTATATAGAAAGGCTTCGAACAGGTTAATTACTTTTGATGGCCTGAAGGTGGCAGTGTTGGGACTAACCTTTAAGCCAGGAACAGATGATTTGCGGGAAGCGCCGTCACTTGAAAATGTTCCGCTGCTGTTGGATCGAGGGGCAATGATATATGCTTATGACCCTGTGGGTAGTGATAATTTTAGGCAGAAGTATCCGGAGAGTGAGTATAAGATTACTTACGTTAAGAGCCCAGAGGAGGCACTTTCCGGTGCTAATGTTTGCTTTATCTTCACCGAATGGGATGAAATTAAAGCAGTTAAGCCGGAAAACTATAAAAATCAAATGCGGACACCGCTGGTATATGACGGCAGAAATATATATGGCATTGAAGATATGAAAGATGCCGGAGTGGAGTATTATTCTATTGGTAGACAAGCTGTTATAGAGAATAAAGCTGTTAGGTTAAGCAATACACACAACACGAACCACCGCCTATATAGTGCTTAA